Proteins from a genomic interval of Clostridium sp. 'deep sea':
- a CDS encoding MFS transporter — MPLWKRNLYVLWLGCVIGGIAFSLVSPFLPMLLQEVGTTDNIEFLSGLAFGVTFITGAIMGPIWGTLADKYGRKPQIFRAGLGIGLVYILMAFSQNAVHIILARLLLGVFNGFIPSAIAMVATNTPEEELGGALGIINTGYSFGAIAGPMVGGYMSHYFGLKQTLIIAGLVLFAATFVIIFGTKEENKGDRTVQFNVVRDIKESFSYKILAMMFVVMMIYNLSLMIVQPILPLMVQKLAISGNSDPKVMTGLIFSLAGFATVMGAPYWGKYGQKHGYKKAMTIGLIGGIVISIAIAFSFNIAYLAVTRFAFGLFLAAVGPSATAILSKSVPNNFRSRVLSINSSFSQLGAAIGPMLGGAIAGFWGLNIVFIFTAVGLLAVIFWLRTVTIDLSKPLPIGQKVAVLKENKSR, encoded by the coding sequence ATGCCACTATGGAAAAGAAACCTTTATGTTCTTTGGTTAGGCTGTGTAATAGGCGGTATAGCGTTTTCATTGGTATCTCCATTTTTACCAATGTTATTACAAGAGGTTGGAACAACAGATAATATAGAGTTTTTGTCTGGGTTAGCATTTGGTGTAACCTTTATTACGGGAGCTATTATGGGACCTATATGGGGTACCCTAGCTGATAAGTATGGGAGAAAACCTCAAATTTTTAGAGCAGGATTAGGAATTGGCTTGGTTTATATTTTAATGGCGTTTTCTCAAAATGCGGTGCATATAATTTTGGCTCGTTTATTACTAGGGGTATTTAATGGTTTTATACCATCAGCAATTGCTATGGTAGCTACCAATACACCCGAAGAAGAGTTAGGTGGAGCTTTAGGAATAATAAATACAGGTTACTCATTTGGTGCAATAGCTGGTCCAATGGTGGGCGGTTATATGAGCCATTACTTTGGATTAAAGCAGACTTTAATTATTGCAGGGTTAGTACTTTTTGCCGCCACATTTGTAATAATATTTGGCACAAAAGAGGAAAATAAAGGAGATAGAACAGTACAGTTTAATGTAGTAAGAGATATAAAAGAAAGTTTTTCATATAAAATTTTAGCAATGATGTTTGTTGTAATGATGATTTATAACCTATCATTAATGATAGTTCAGCCAATACTGCCCTTAATGGTGCAAAAATTAGCAATATCAGGTAATAGTGATCCTAAAGTTATGACAGGCTTAATATTTTCTTTAGCAGGATTTGCTACCGTAATGGGCGCACCATATTGGGGTAAGTATGGGCAAAAACATGGCTATAAAAAGGCTATGACTATAGGATTAATAGGTGGTATAGTTATAAGTATAGCAATTGCATTTTCATTTAATATTGCTTATTTAGCAGTAACTAGATTTGCTTTTGGCTTGTTTTTGGCTGCTGTAGGTCCCTCTGCAACTGCTATTTTATCTAAATCTGTGCCAAATAACTTTAGGAGTAGAGTTTTAAGTATAAACTCTAGTTTTAGTCAATTAGGGGCAGCCATAGGACCTATGTTAGGCGGAGCAATTGCGGGTTTTTGGGGTTTAAATATAGTATTTATTTTTACCGCTGTAGGCTTACTTGCTGTGATTTTTTGGCTGAGAACTGTAACTATAGATTTAAGCAAACCACTACCTATAGGTCAAAAAGTAGCAGTATTGAAAGAAAATAAAAGTAGATAG
- a CDS encoding Mrp/NBP35 family ATP-binding protein, whose product MIQKETTNGNSNIKKVIAVMSGKGGVGKSSMTSLIATTLNEQGYKVGIMDADITGPSIPKIFGVNTMRAMSDGESIEPVTTKKGIKVISLNLLIDKEDAPVVWRGPLVANAVKQFFTDVNWGDLDYLVIDLPPGTGDVSITLMQSIPVDGVVVVSSPQDLVKLIVKKSVNMAEMMNIAVLGLIENMSYFVCPHCGEKTHLFGESKTEQVTKELNIELIHQVPIDQKLVELCDQGNVEDYPQANSEFFNKFKESVNKTISKIK is encoded by the coding sequence ATGATTCAAAAAGAAACTACCAATGGAAATTCCAATATAAAAAAAGTAATTGCAGTTATGAGTGGTAAAGGTGGAGTTGGTAAATCTTCTATGACATCTTTAATTGCCACTACGCTAAATGAACAGGGTTATAAAGTTGGCATTATGGATGCAGATATTACCGGACCAAGTATTCCTAAAATTTTTGGGGTTAATACTATGAGAGCTATGAGCGACGGAGAATCTATTGAACCTGTTACTACTAAAAAAGGTATTAAAGTTATTTCATTAAACTTATTAATAGATAAAGAAGACGCTCCTGTAGTATGGCGTGGTCCTTTAGTTGCCAATGCTGTAAAACAATTTTTTACTGATGTTAATTGGGGAGATTTAGACTATTTAGTGATTGATTTACCACCAGGAACAGGTGATGTATCTATTACTTTAATGCAATCTATTCCTGTAGATGGTGTAGTAGTGGTTTCATCTCCACAAGACCTTGTAAAACTAATCGTAAAAAAATCTGTAAACATGGCTGAAATGATGAATATAGCTGTTTTAGGATTAATTGAAAATATGAGCTACTTTGTTTGTCCTCACTGCGGCGAAAAAACCCATTTATTTGGTGAAAGTAAAACAGAGCAGGTTACCAAAGAGCTTAATATAGAACTTATTCATCAGGTTCCTATTGATCAAAAGCTGGTAGAGTTATGCGATCAAGGTAATGTTGAAGATTATCCACAAGCCAACAGTGAATTCTTTAATAAATTTAAAGAGTCGGTAAATAAAACAATTAGTAAAATTAAATAA